A single window of Sparus aurata chromosome 22, fSpaAur1.1, whole genome shotgun sequence DNA harbors:
- the LOC115573730 gene encoding galectin-3 isoform X2 translates to MDCSDALCGSCPPSGSAPQANSIWPTLPPSGAGFPAWPGQPTQPAPCWTGQPNSPCWPPGSQPAPSLVPAPISYPAPAQILTPAPAPAPIVIQAPAPAPAPAQVLAPAPVQPCNPYWPGPQCQPPQPPAPVQAQVPAQVQVPAPAPAPTITPHPVPAPGPAAGTHPNVPGWAAHPGWPYNPGQSGWPGQHPSYVPPHWPPPTSGPLSVPYNLNLARGVYDKMMMTILGHVKPNAKMFTVNFLRGNDIAFHINPRFSEGGKQVVVRNHKIGERWGSEERDLKGPFPFAQGSPFEMKILCTHEAFRVAVNNIPLFEFRHRVRELNQIDRINILHDVVLTYVNLEILP, encoded by the exons ATGGAT TGTTCTGACGCTCTGTGTGGCAGCTGCCCGCCCTCTGGCTCTGCCCCACAGGCTAATAGTATTTGGCCCACCTTACCTCCGTCTGGAGCTGGGTTCCCTGCGTGGCCCGGTCAGCCCACCCAGCCTGCACCTTGCTGGACCGGCCAGCCAAACTCACCCTGCTGGCCTCCTGGGTCACAACCAGCCCCATCCTTGGTCCCCGCACCGATTTCCTACCCAGCCCCGGCTCAGATCTTAACACCAGCTCCTGCTCCTGCCCCGATCGTAATCcaagctccagctccagctccagctccagctcaaGTTCTAGCTCCGGCTCCGGTGCAGCCCTGCAACCCTTACTGGCCAGGCCCCCAGTGCCAGCCTCCCCAGCCACCGGCTCCAGTTCAAGCTCAAGTCCCTGCTCAGGTTCAGgttccagctccagctccagctccaacTATAACTCCTCACCCAGTCCCGGCACCTGGTCCTGCTGCAGGCACACACCCAAATGTACCGGGGTGGGCTGCACATCCTGGTTGGCCTTACAACCCAGGACAGTCAGGATGGCCTGGACAGCATCCATCTTACGTGCCTCCACACTGGCCTCCACCCACATCTGGACCTCTT AGCGTGCCGTACAACTTGAACCTGGCCCGCGGGGTCTACGACAAGATGATGATGACCATCCTGGGCCATGTCAAACCTAATGCTAAAAT GTTCACAGTGAACTTTCTGAGAGGCAACGACATCGCCTTCCACATCAACCCCCGCTTCAGCGAGGGCGGCAAACAGGTGGTGGTCCGTAACCACAAAATAGGAGAGCGCTGGGGCTCAGAGGAGCGGGACCTGAAGGGACCCTTCCCCTTCGCTCAGGGGAGTCCATTTGAG ATGAAGATCCTGTGCACCCACGAGGCGTTCAGGGTCGCCGTGAACAACATCCCGCTGTTTGAGTTCCGGCACCGCGTCAGAGAGCTCAACCAGATCGACAGAATCAACATCCTGCACGATGTCGTCCTCACCTACGTCAACCTGGAGATTCTACCATAG
- the LOC115573728 gene encoding mitogen-activated protein kinase-binding protein 1-like has protein sequence MPGDGFTIKSRIRRLLRSPSTRQKKHRREDLSNKVTLEKVLGITASGNCGLACDPRSGLVAYPAGCVVVLLNPKKNRQHHIITSRKTITALSFSPDGKFLVTGESGHLPAVRLWDVVERRQVAELQSHKYGISCVAFSPNGKYIVSVGNQHDMLVNVWAWKKDVVVATNKVSSKVTGVSFSEDSSYFVTVGNRHVKFWYLDHCKASKASAPVPLLGRSGLLGELKNNFFSDVACGRGSASGSTFCITSSGLLCEFNSKRMLDKWVDLRTGVAHSLSLSEDLVFCGCADGTVRAFSPVDLHFVCTLPRPHALGSDVSAVTEASHLFCAKADARFPDAIAVNYDPVSRWLCCVYNDHSLYVWDVKDVSRVGKVHSALFHAACVGDLEMFPDVPGDLGAGLSSGAFLSCSADNTIRLWRTDGWAHSQNILSSDLLNIIYIDGNTSTLLDPESTTNANADKPGDGQTAESRTGIRTICVSPDGKHLASGDRNGMLRIHDLGSMEEILKVEAHDAEILCLEYSQPETGLKLLATASRDRLIHVLDAEDDYSLVQTLDEHSSSITAVRFAANDNQVRMISCGADKSIYFRTAHKTERGTEFRRSHHMVSKTTLYDMGVDPTCKYAAVGCQDRCIRIFNISSGKQKKLYKGSLSEDGSLLRVQLDPSGQYVATSCSDKNISIFDFYTGECVATMFGHSEIVTGIKFTNDCKHLISVSGDSCIFVWRLAPELTISMRARLCQLRQNPNAPPCKTSSLRREIHSAPLLGGLSSDSDREPEEEEEEEEAENDDANDPEDIATNTSSDSSHGEEDTGGSDEGQDWEEPTKHGVVGQVTPDSSKRPRRRWSHRMGSLEVMVKSMMDLRQLETFAHKKNPSCPPHDRERQSTSSLQEPQLQLEERAKRHRLSWLSSQPSKGARGTDGAVLYPEEPEDETSPQGSEYMVEEQRCRMQGRGIRSESQQSQQSRSPDSACSLGYDSRESSPDRVPDDSVDVDSLGQDSSDEEEEEEEEGRVARVTSIDEALRTVTGAADRSQEAFLKRNFETLAESCSSAAEQSRVPRLSMSSRFLARGHNNRSFPLFAKVHGKEQGSLSPKPPVSKVRPMMEDSAEDKTPASPDRSEGPKSDAPESDGAPAHRPLRKKTSGSHLWRLSNPPSKAPPLMDRATPLQRTYSAQNLTSDAPHSPVPSSDHSESCKRPQQFFLDHDIIGPSFRFSSPSPSSPRSPRSPLPWESPKLKPQHSYMNPTASSMAKSSRSSSLGEGIQIRSPPGSPSFPKSRRSCGELEAPLLASSPVTAPPASPLLSGPHPHPTAAFSPTAFTQNVPPSRIPLPKQPLSPRRSLCLETSPSTSWSGGLARACSPTADPGCDVTPAPGSQARVRQPSLSPDPSPPSSLPIKQKRGSVSESAKEAGQVAAAKECPLVPDWADTPSSDPQSDHSITLETCRQAARELHTSLRKTVMLYTTVLQSGQQPSEDQQEMRSILSETLLTVKAELDSLPQPASRCDGLQVDQEVTGEGGKALALLEQYAELLLKSVERRLDTKT, from the exons ATGCCCGGAGACGGATTCACGATTAAAAGTCGCATCAGGAGGCTGCTGCGGTCTCCTTCAACCCGGCAGAAGAAGCACCGGAGGGAGGATCTGAGCAACAAG GTGACTTTGGAGAAGGTGTTGGGAATCACCGCTTCAGGAAACTGCGGTCTGGCCTGCGACCCCCGATCGGGACTGGTCGCCTATCCTGCagg GTGTGTGGTTGTCCTGCTGAACCCCAAGAAGAACAGACAGCACCACATTATCACTTCGAG GAAGACCATCACAGCTCTGTCTTTCTCCCCTGATGGCAAGTTTTTGGTCACAGGAGAG AGCGGTCACCTTCCGGCGGTGCGTCTGTGGGACGTGGTGGAACGACGACAGGTGGCCGAGCTCCAGTCGCACAAATACGGCATCTCCTGCGTGGCGTTCTCCCCCAACGGCAAATACATCGTCAGCGTGGGAAACCAGCACGACATGCTGGTCAACGTCTGGGCGTGGAAG AAAGATGTAGTCGTGGCGACCAACAAGGTGTCCAGCAAGGTGACGGGCGTGTCCTTCTCTGAGGACAGCTCCTACTTTGTGACCGTGGGGAACCGACACGTCAAGTTCTGGTACCTGGACCACTGCAAGGCCAGCAAG GCCAGCGCTCCCGTCCCTCTGCTGGGCCGCTCGGGGCTGCTGGGAGAGCTGAAGAACAACTTCTTCTCCGACGTGGCCTGTGGACGCGGCTCCGCGTCCGGCTCCACCTTCTGCATCACGTCCTCCGGCCTGCTGTGCGAGTTCAACAGCAAGAGGATGCTGGACAAGTGGGTGGACCTGCGG ACGGGCGTGGCCCACTCCCTGTCTCTGTCGGAGGATCTGGTCTTCTGCGGCTGTGCTGACGGGACCGTTCGAGCCTTCAGCCCCGTCGACCTGCACTTTGTCTGCACGCTGCCGCGGCCGCACGCCCTCGGCTCTGACGTCTCGGCCGTCACCGAGGCCAG CCACCTGTTTTGCGCCAAAGCGGACGCCCGCTTCCCGGACGCCATCGCCGTGAACTACGACCCGGTCAGCCGCTGGCTCTGCTGCGTCTATAACGACCACAGTCTGTACGTGTGGGACGTGAAAGACGTCAGCCGGGTGGGGAAGGTGCACTCCGCCCTCTTCCACGCCGCCTGCGTCGGGGACTTGGAG ATGTTCCCAGATGTTCCTGGGGATCTGGGTGCTGGTCTGTCGTCGGGAGCGTTCCTCAGCTGCTCGGCTGATAACACCATCAGACTGTGGCGCACGGACGGTTGGGCACATTCTCAGAACATCCTCAGCAGC GATCTGCTAAATATAATCTACATAGATGGGAACACGAGCACATTGCTGGATCCAGAAAGTACGACCAATGCGAACGCGGACAAACCGGGAGAcggacagacagcagagagcaggACGGGCATCAGGACCATCTGTGTGAGTCCAGACGGCAAACACCTGGCGTCTGGAGATCGCAACGGGATGCTGAG GATTCATGACCTCGGCAGCATGGAGGAGATTCTCAAAGTGGAGGCCCACGATGCCGAGATCCTCTGCCTCGAGTACAGTCAGCCAGAAACTG GTCTGAAGCTGCTGGCCACAGCGAGCAGGGACCGTCTGATCCACGTCCTGGATGCCGAGGACGACTACAGTCTGGTGCAGACGCTCGACGAGCACTCGTCATCCATAACAGCCGTCCGCTTTGCTG CCAATGACAACCAGGTGAGGATGATCAGCTGTGGGGCGGACAAGAGCATCTATTTCCGCACGGCACACAAG acTGAAAGAGGAACCGAGTTCCGGCGTTCCCACCACATGGTGAGCAAGACCACCCTGTACGACATGGGTGTGGACCCCACCTGCAAGTATGCCGCTGTGGGCTGTCAGGACCGCTGCATCAG GATTTTCAACATCAGCAGCGGCAAACAGAAGAAACTCTACAAGGGGTCCCTGAGTGAGGACGGCAGTCTGCTCAGG GTTCAGCTCGATCCGTCGGGTCAGTACGTGGCCACCAGCTGCTCCGACAAAAACATCAGCATCTTTGACTTCTACACCGGGGAGTGTGTCGCCACTATGTTTGGACACTCAG AGATCGTCACCGGGATCAAGTTCACCAACGACTGCAAGCATTTGATCTCTGTGTCCGGGGACAG CTGTATCTTTGTGTGGCGGCTGGCCCCGGAGCTGACGATCAGCATGAGGGCGAGGCTCTGCCAGCTCCGGCAGAACCCGAACGCACCGCCCTGCAAGACCTCCAGTCTCAg GCGAGAGATACACAGCGCCCCCCTCCTGGGTGGTTTATCCTCCGACAGTGACCGAGAGcccgaggaagaggaggaggaggaggaggcagagaacgACGACGCCAACGACCCAGAAGACATTGCGACCAACacctcctctgacagcagccaCGGAGAGGAGGACACAG GTGGCTCGGACGAAGGGCAGGACTGGGAGGAGCCGACGAAG CACGGAGTCGTCGGCCAGGTCACCCCCGACTCCTCCAAGCGCCCTCGCAGGCGCTGGTCCCATCGCATGGGCTCTCTGGAGGTGATGGTCAAATCCATGATGGACCTGAGGCAGCTGGAGACCTTTGCCCACAAGAAGAACCCCAGCTGCCCCCCTCACGACAGGGAGAGGCAGAGCACGTCCAGCCTCCAGGAGCCCCAG ctgcagttGGAGGAGAGAGCGAAGAGGCATCGGTTGTCCTGGCTGTCCTCGCAGCCGTCCAAGGGCGCGAGGGGGACCGATGGAGCCGTGCTGTACCCCGAGGAGCCCGAGGACGAGACGAGTCCGCAGGGCAG TGAGTACATGGTGGAGGAGCAGCGCTGCAGGATGCAGGGGCGAGGGATCCGCAGTGAGAGCCAGCAGAGCCAGCAGAGCCGCAGCCCGGACAGCGCCTGCTCTCTGGGCTACGACAGCAGGGAGTCCAGCCCGGATCGTGTCCCGGATG ATTCTGTAGATGTGGATTCCCTCGGCCAGGACAGCtctgacgaggaggaggaggaggaggaggaggggcgggtGGCGCGGGTGACGAGTATAGACGAGGCTCTGAGGACAGTGACCGGCGCCGCTGACCGAAGTCAAGAAGCGTTCCTGAAGCGGAACTTCGAGACGCtggcagagagctgcagcagcg ctgctgagCAGAGCCGAGTCCCCAGGCTCAGTATGTCTTCACGCTTCCTGGCCAGAGGACATAATAACAG GAGCTTCCCTTTGTTTGCCAAAGTGCACGGAAAGGAACAAGGCAGCCTCTCTCCGAAGCCCCCGGTGTCGAAAGTGCGGCCCATGATGGAGGACAGCGCCGAAGACAAGACCCCCGCGTCCCCTGACCGGAGCGAGGGGCCAAA GTCCGACGCTCCGGAGAGTGACGGCGCTCCTGCTCACAGACCTCTGAGGAAGAAGACCTCGGGGTCCCACCTGTGGAGGCTGTCCAACCCTCCGTCCAAAGCTCCGCCGCTGATGGACAGAGCGACGCCTTTACAGAGGACGTACTCAGCCCAGAACCTGACATCAGACG CTCCTCACTCACCTGTGCCCTCTAGTGACCACAGCGAGTCGTGCAAGAGGCCTCAGCAGTTCTTCCTGGATCACGACATAATCGGTCCGTCCTTCcgcttctcctccccctcccccagcTCCCCACGGTCTCCCCGGTCCCCCCTGCCCTGGGAGAGCCCCAAACTGAAGCCCCAGCACTCCTACATGAACCCCACGGCCAGCTCCATGGCCAAGAGCAGCCGCTCCTCCTCGCTGGGGGAGGGCATCCAGATTCGCTCTCCGCCGGGCTCCCCCTCCTTCCCCAAGAGCAGGAGGTCATGCGGGGAGCTCGAGGCGCCCCTGCTCGCGTCGTCTCCCGTCACCGCCCCACCGGCGTCGCCCCTCTTGTCAGGTCCTCACCCGCATCCCACAGCTGCATTTTCACCCACCGCTTTCACCCAGAACGTCCCGCCCTCTCGCATCCCGCTCCCCAAACAGCCTCTCAGCCCTCGTCGCAGCCTCTGCCTGGAGACGAGTCCGAGCACGAGCTGGTCCGGTGGCCTGGCGAGGGCTTGCTCTCCCACCGCAGACCCCGGTTGCGACGTCACACCTGCTCCAGGAAGTCAAG CTCGTGTCAGGCAGCCGTCTCTGAGTCCGGATCCTTCTCCGCCAAGTTCACTGCCGATCAAGCAGAAGAGAGGCTCGGTGTCAGAGAG TGCCAAGGAGGCAGGACAGGTGGCTGCAGCCAAAGAGTGCCCTCTGGTGCCGGACTGGGCGGACACACCGAGTTCTGACCCGCAGTCAG ATCACTCCATCACCTTGGAAACTTGCAGGCAGGCTGCTCGTGAGCTGCACACCAGTCTGAGGAAAACCGTCATGCTCTACACGACG GTGCTACAATCCGGACAGCAGCCCAGTGAAGATCAACAAGAAATGAGGAGCATCCTGTCCGAGACCCTCCTGACAGTCAAGGCTGAGCTGGACTCTCTGCCTCAGCCCGCCTCGCGCTGTGACGGGCTCCAGGTAGACCAGGAGGTCACAGGTGAAGGAGGGAAGGCCCTGGCCCTGCTGGAGCAGTACGCCGAGCTGCTGCTCAAGTCGGTGGAGAGGAGGCTCGATACAAAGACCTGA
- the LOC115573730 gene encoding galectin-3 isoform X1: MDVSTAPNCQNTTMCSDALCGSCPPSGSAPQANSIWPTLPPSGAGFPAWPGQPTQPAPCWTGQPNSPCWPPGSQPAPSLVPAPISYPAPAQILTPAPAPAPIVIQAPAPAPAPAQVLAPAPVQPCNPYWPGPQCQPPQPPAPVQAQVPAQVQVPAPAPAPTITPHPVPAPGPAAGTHPNVPGWAAHPGWPYNPGQSGWPGQHPSYVPPHWPPPTSGPLSVPYNLNLARGVYDKMMMTILGHVKPNAKMFTVNFLRGNDIAFHINPRFSEGGKQVVVRNHKIGERWGSEERDLKGPFPFAQGSPFEMKILCTHEAFRVAVNNIPLFEFRHRVRELNQIDRINILHDVVLTYVNLEILP; encoded by the exons ATGGATGTAAGTACCGCACCAAACTGTCAGAACACCACGATG TGTTCTGACGCTCTGTGTGGCAGCTGCCCGCCCTCTGGCTCTGCCCCACAGGCTAATAGTATTTGGCCCACCTTACCTCCGTCTGGAGCTGGGTTCCCTGCGTGGCCCGGTCAGCCCACCCAGCCTGCACCTTGCTGGACCGGCCAGCCAAACTCACCCTGCTGGCCTCCTGGGTCACAACCAGCCCCATCCTTGGTCCCCGCACCGATTTCCTACCCAGCCCCGGCTCAGATCTTAACACCAGCTCCTGCTCCTGCCCCGATCGTAATCcaagctccagctccagctccagctccagctcaaGTTCTAGCTCCGGCTCCGGTGCAGCCCTGCAACCCTTACTGGCCAGGCCCCCAGTGCCAGCCTCCCCAGCCACCGGCTCCAGTTCAAGCTCAAGTCCCTGCTCAGGTTCAGgttccagctccagctccagctccaacTATAACTCCTCACCCAGTCCCGGCACCTGGTCCTGCTGCAGGCACACACCCAAATGTACCGGGGTGGGCTGCACATCCTGGTTGGCCTTACAACCCAGGACAGTCAGGATGGCCTGGACAGCATCCATCTTACGTGCCTCCACACTGGCCTCCACCCACATCTGGACCTCTT AGCGTGCCGTACAACTTGAACCTGGCCCGCGGGGTCTACGACAAGATGATGATGACCATCCTGGGCCATGTCAAACCTAATGCTAAAAT GTTCACAGTGAACTTTCTGAGAGGCAACGACATCGCCTTCCACATCAACCCCCGCTTCAGCGAGGGCGGCAAACAGGTGGTGGTCCGTAACCACAAAATAGGAGAGCGCTGGGGCTCAGAGGAGCGGGACCTGAAGGGACCCTTCCCCTTCGCTCAGGGGAGTCCATTTGAG ATGAAGATCCTGTGCACCCACGAGGCGTTCAGGGTCGCCGTGAACAACATCCCGCTGTTTGAGTTCCGGCACCGCGTCAGAGAGCTCAACCAGATCGACAGAATCAACATCCTGCACGATGTCGTCCTCACCTACGTCAACCTGGAGATTCTACCATAG